In Gossypium hirsutum isolate 1008001.06 chromosome A10, Gossypium_hirsutum_v2.1, whole genome shotgun sequence, the DNA window CCTTTGGAGGATTTGATTAACGACGGAAACGGCGCCGTTCTGGACATGCTCAACTCCATGCGCGTCCCGGTTCAGACGTCCACAGTGGAAGAAATTGCGGCCTCTGCTGTTCGAATGGCGGCGGTTGCGAGGGACGGAGGGAGCAAGGTTTTGAGAATGTGGGTGGGGATCGAGGCAGTCGTCCACGATGTGCCTGACTTTGGAAATAACGAcacagatgatgatgatgatgacgaaGATGAAGGGACGGTGAGGGCGGAGCAGGCGACGGAAAAACCGGTGAAAGTGATGGTGGAAGGGTCAGGAAAGGATTGTGCGATATGTTTGGAAGAGGTGGCGATGGGTAGTGAAGCGGTTTGCATGCCTTGCTCGCATACTTTTCATGATATTTGCATTGCGGCTTGGCTGAAGAAGAAGAAACGTTGCCCGTATTGTCGTTTTAAGTTGTAGTAGATGAATGGGCTATAATTTAAAGgctaaactacaaaaataattacttttgtttgcctcaggttacattttagtcatttatgtttgaaatgttacgttttagtcacttacattatcgttttgttacgaagtggtcactttgCAGTTAAGCTCCGTTATCTTCCTAACGGCGGTCGCACGTGAcaatctaaattaaatttatttaattaaaaatctatttctATACTAGTAACTGGATATCTAAGTtagtatttaaaactcatttagaCTACCATGTACGACTACTGTTAGGGAGGTAATGGAGTTTAACAATAAAGTGACTATTTTGCaacaaaatgataacgtaagtgactaaaacataatatttcaaacataagtgactaaaatataatccgAGATAAACAAAAAAgacttttttttgtaatttactcTAATTTAAAAGATGAAACAAAGAGTTTTGTTGTGTAAGAAgtaaattttcttaaattaatttatgGACAGTAAAAATTTGTTTCGCAAGTGTAGTTTAATTTGAAGTATATTTATACTACGATTTTCATTCGTATGTAGAATTCATGACTAAGATTTGGCATTTTGTTTTATGTAGATATGTAGATATGCACACCTTGCTCGCATGCTTTTCATGATATTTGCATTGCGGATTGGCTGAAGAAGAAAAGCGTTGcccttgttgtcgtgttatttttttatgacagTAGGAATTGATTTGtcaagtttaatttaatttggaGTATTTTGATATTACAATTTTCATTTGTAGAATGAATCTATGAATAAGATTAAGTATTATATTTCATGGCTGAAAAAATGTTTTCCTCTTCTTTATTTGAAATGTGTTTGTTCCATTCAACAACAACAATAAGTGTGGATCTTTTGAAcagaattaaatatatatatatgttgggtttaaattttattgtatatatatattttaattttatataaaaatataaaagtactcTTGTTATGTGCTTATGATTACTAACCTGAAAATTAGATAAGTTTCAGGTCGCCTACCCGTAACTCGGCTAGGACCCACCTGATGGATACGTACAAGCCTCACAATACGAAGTTAGCAAGGGGAGCTCACAGACTCAGCTCGCATACTCAACTGGCACATGTTAAGGGGTGCTCGCAAGAGGAGTTCACGGTTTCGACTCGCATATGCCCAAGGAGTTTCTAGCAGACAGCCTAGAGCAGTACACGTGTCCAGCATGCATAGAGTCTACTATGAATGTCAATTCCATGTACAGTAGCATGTATATAAATATTCGATTGTCCCCTTTAATAAGACACGATGGAAAATTACTGAACAATTGGTGTGGTGAGCGTGGATAAACTTCCGACCAACAGATTCCTCCCAAGtatgagaaaaattatcaaaagttACAATGGCTCACCCGAACGAGAATTTCCCCTTCAATCTTTCATCTAGACAGGCTAGAGCCTCAGATTTTGGCAGTCAACCTAATCAAACAAAATTGTTTGGTGATTGGTTCGCCAATCGACTGGAGAACTTTGACAATGTAGCTAATCAAGCAGTTTCCGGTCCATTGGATTTGAACATATCCTCCGGTCATGGGTTGCCACTCCCTTCCAATCAAGAAACATCGCCACAACAATTTCTTGCTCTTTAAGAGCAGATGAAATTTATGAGAGAACAAATGGCTACGTAGGAGGCACGGTTCGAGCAGCAGTAGacttttcagcaagagttgctaaAATAAAATGATGAGTTAAGAAGGAAGGTACACTTCTGATTTTCATGATAATGTAAGTACCTAGGACAAAGCTCTAGACATGCATGcgaaagaatgaaaaaaatgagATGGACGAGTTGCGATGAGACATGAGAGCGTTGCACCCCGAGCCTCAGGACATGGATTGGCTTTTCTATTCTAAGAATCCATTAGCCCCTAAGGTAGCAGCAGTGAACTTTCTATGTGATTTTAAAGTCCTAAAGGACATGTTTAAGGGGAGAAGAGATCTGTGAGCCCTATTGATGCAGTATGATGATTATATGAACGCGCTGGGAGCATCGGATTCAGCAAAATGTAAAAACTTCTCCACGACACTTAAAGGAAGGACGAAGGACTAATACTTGTCCCTTTCTCAAGGATCAGTTCAAAATTTCTCTTAGTTGGGCTAGATATTCTTGGGAAGATTCAGGGCCCATAGGGCAATCATGAGCAGGCCTATGGGACTGATGTCCATGAAACAAAAAGAAGGCGAGTCTTTTTAAGATTATGTGAAGCAGTTTCTTGCGACGACTTTGAACACGAATAATTTAGAGGATTAGTAGGTTATCGATGATTTCATAATAGGGGTACAAAATGATCATGTACAATATTCCTTTATTGATAATAGACTGCAGAGTTTGGTAGATTTGTATGAACGAGCCCACAAGTTCGCAGAGGCAGAGGAAATTAAAAGGGCATCACGTAGCACCTTTCAAAAGGAAGACAGACAGTTTAGGAATCGAGAGGGAGCTTGCAGGAAGCAGGGCCCTCAAAGGTTTCAACCAAAACATATCAGGAAATACACTCCCCAAGGTAGGTTTGAAGTTTACACTCCTTTGAATGCTACCCATACTTACATTTCGAACCAAGTAAAAAAGTCTCGGTATTCTACCCAAACCATCTCCAATGAGGCGTAGCACAAGAAGGTCCAACTCAAGAGAGTCATAACACTGAAGATTGTTTCACTGTAAAGAATGTTATAGAAGAAGCAGTACGAAATGTCGAACTCACTGAATTTTTTGATCAGGGTGTCTCCCAGCAGGATCAGAGTTCGTGTACTGATCCTAAAGGTAAACAGAAAGTCAAAGGTATCATCCATGTGATTGTAGATAAATATGAAAACTGGGTAGGTTCTAATGCAAAGAGGAAGACTCATATAAGAAGTGTGATGTTTGTTAGTGCCCCTAAGAGGTCATGTTGTAGGGAAGATGGAACCTTGAATTTGGTAAAGATGATGAAGAGTTAGTCTGTGACAAAGAGGGTAACGATTCAATGGTTATTTTTGTGACGATCGCAGGTTTTGAGGTTAAAAAGATACTCATGGATAGTGGGAGAACAGTGGAGGTGTTATCTTGGGAAGCATATAAGAAAATAGGGTTGAAAGAGCAAGCTTTGTCTAGAGCTAACCCGTTGTATGATTTTGCGAACCATCCAATTGAAGTGAAGGGCTTGATCACTTTATCAGTCATTTTGGGGGATGGCAAGCACATGACTATGAAGTACGTTCAGTTTTTTGTTGTAGACCATTCTATGGCGTCCAATGCTATCTTTGAGCGCCCAACAATAAGGATGGCAAAAATAATGGTTTCAATGTTTTACATGAAGATCAAATTCCCAACGAGGATAGGGTTTGGGTTTTTACGACCGGATTAGCAAACTGCAAGCCAATGCCATATGTTATCTGTTAAATAGGCTCGAGAGCCCGTGTTTAGAGGATAGAGTTTGCAATGGACAAAGTTAGCGAGTCAAGCTTTGGAATTGGATAGCCTGGATGTGAGGGATTAAGAGAGAAGTAAGAAGCCTAAAGCAGCAGAGCATACTAAATCTTTACAACTATTTTGCAACAATGAAGAAATAACTATAAAGATTTCATCAGCGTTGGTAATTGAAGAAAAAAGCATGTTGGTTCAGTGTTTGGAGGTAAATTTAGAAAGTTTTGCTTGGTCAGTGGTAGATATGCTAAGGGTGGACCCCTAGGTGATTGTCTACAAGTTGAATGTACTCCCGGAGGCAAAATCGGTTAAGTAGAAGAAGAGAAAGTTCACTCTGCACGTGGTGGAAACAGTGAGACAAGAGGTGGCTAAACTATTATCAACAGATTTTATCAAGGAAGTAAAGTATCCAAATTTGGTCTCAAATGTGGTTATGGTGAATAAAGCAAATGGAAAATGGAAAATATGTATTGATATCACCAACCTTAACAAGGTGTGCCCTAAGGATAGTTTCCTTTTATCTTCAATTGACCATTTGGTTGGTGCTTCTGCAGGTCACAGGTTCATGAACTTCAAGGACTCTTTCTTAGGCTATAATTAGATTTTGTTGGATCAGAGTGACTAGGAAAAGACAAATTTTATTATCGAAGAAGGGTTTTTCTGCAATcgagttatgtaacacccctaacccgtaactatcgccagaataggttaagaggcattaccggacttgtaataacattcagaacaatcattatcaaataatcatatcattaCAGTAAATgacattcattcacattcaataagaacttaaatcgagcatacaaagccTAACTCTTGCATTCGGGACCAATCTGATAACATACAAAAGTTtcggaaacatagaaaatttttaacttttaaaaggtcacacgcccgtgtgaacaggccatgtgcctcacatggccttAGACACGTCCGTATGTCTAAGACGTGGCAAAACAAGGCATTCATACTCacttatccacacggccacaagacacgcccgtgttccaggcAGTGTaaaaattaaggaggctactgacttggccacaccgctgaccacacgcccgtgtgttagcccgtgtgccacacaatACCagtagacatgcctgtgtgtctaggccatttaaaaactggagggtatactgaatttaattcgtagggtaccctaggggacacacagtcgtgtaacatgaccatgtgtcgcacacggctgagacacacgtctgtgtctctgcccgtgtggacaaaaataggccatttgaatagccaatttgccaccccaatttgggtcaacctacaagcaccaaaccaatcatatatgcacaaccatttcagctaatatctataccaaaccatacatgattcatgctataacattaccaatcatttcaaatctcaattcataccaaaacttaaactaaaatcataccaaaacatatgatcAATACGTCATTCAATCAAatactcaaaacttaccaaaacttctcaacattgaccatttcttttggccaaccaaaacataccacgaTTTCACATTAGCATTACATATCATATGCCATTATCAAaatataagttcaaacacaaaccaactatatcacatggctaaatatatacatcacaaaaagtaatccataacttctagcctatacatgccatactttactatatacattttcaaaaggtaccaaaatgagattcgatagtgtggtgacgatcttcgacgatcctcgagctcatagtagctttgatatctataaaacaatgcaaacacacacaaaataagctttcaaaagcttagtaagccatatacaaataaacatatcattcaaagcaaaataagtatcatcaaatcatttatactttgAATAGCAATGCTAACtcaaatatcatattcaaatacttacctttcattttcaaatagGATATACAAAGTAAACACCtgaatctgatatgatttcacaaagttattcattttctcgaaatgcccgtttgaaccgtTCGAaaacataaggatacgcggatagttcagataacatatacaatgccaacgtcccaaatgtggtcttacatgtaattaaacatcgatgccactgtcccagatagggtcttacacgaaaccgaatacgatgccaatgtcccagacatggtcttacacgtaaagcagaagttgatgccaacgtctcagatgtggtcttacacgtaaaacagatatcgaaaatcctatgtgacatatgtatcctaactattcctagagTTCGTATGGGACTTTTCGGACTTCGGAACTTTGTCAATACTTTCTCAAATAGCACATGTTTAGCTTGAGCATTCATTCattacaattcaatatcatatgaataataagaattcaattcaaacacgtttattgtatatcaacttacctcgtacggattcggatAAATGGAATCGATTACTCgacgacttttgactttccccaatctaattctATATTCTTTAGATCtcgatctaaatcaattcaaatttaacttatccaatcacacattcattcaaaacaatccatagatacatatttagggcaatttgcaaactagccctcacattttcacattttgacactttagtccctaattcacaaaatcacaaaatacaaataatttgcatatactcatgcttggtTGAATATTCAttgctctcatacaagtccactcatttcatttattttacattttagtccctcaaaataacatttttacaatttagcccattttactcaaaatcatcaaaaatccaaagacaaaacatataaacccaacatcaaactttcatatttcatcaattaacaacaaaaagctcatgaattcatccatggcacatttaaaaatcattatcaaaatcagaaattgagacatgggcttgatagtatacgaagcaacgattacaaaaacatagaaattatcaaaaaccgattaAAACACATACCTCAATCACCAAAATAGGTAGCCAAACCCTAGCAagcttatttctttctttttcttttgtgaaTTTTCAGCAATGGTGATGAATATATCACCTAattcatgtttttcttttattaataataactttaataacAATTTTTCTATTTTGCCCTTTTTATAAACcattataaattcatatatattaaggCCATAATTGTCTATCATCCATGTGAATGGCTTAAtatccacataaggacctttcattaaCAAAGAcaaatcaaataagcacttttacaAACAGCagacaacttttatattttacgtgattaagtcatttttcaaaattaagcatacaaacaatcgaattttcaaacgaaactttcacatatgctaattcacacatcataagcacggaaaataatatttaactatttttctgactcgaatatgtggtcccgaaaccactgttctaactagggtcaaaatcggactgttacaattctccccaattagggattttcgtccccgaaaatcttaccgttgaacagatttggatatttTTGTCTTATAGAATCTTTAGGCTCCCTCGTGGCCTCTTCAATACAGTGTCGATGCCAtatcacttttactaacggaattttcttatttcgcagttctttaacctctcgagctaagatacggatcggcttttcttcataagtcatattagactgaatttcaatctcagatggaggaatcacatgcaaaggatcagatcgtatcgtcaaagcatcgatacgtgaaacacatcatgaatcttttctaactctagtggtaacaacaatctatatgctactGGCCCAATACGCTTGGTAATCTCATACGGCtcgataaatctcggactcaatttgccttgtAATGCCCCTACCCGTGTCTGATGCCGAGACAGGATACGAGGTAtgaccggacttaaacacaaacaatcatgcaaaccgggccataaaatttctcgTTCAAATTtaacacttttcaatttttatcttAAAGTCCCTTATTTGGGCCTATAAGGCCTTAAGCGTACTATGAAAGTAATtagagactaaaccgagaactttggaaggttcgggaaaatttatgaaatttttccatgaagcgaagccacacgcccgtgtggacacagggatacgcccgtgtgtcttcaacacgccatgtcctcaggccgtgtaactctctgactatgacgtcatcacgAAAAATGAACCAcaaggccaagccacacgcccgtgtgctaggctgtgccctccacacggctgagacacatggccgtgtctctgcttgtgtgactaacacttaggctattttccaagcctttgtgtTACCCTTAATTTCTTCAATTCATTACATATATTAAGGACACATATCAtgacatcattttaatgatttaacctCCTTCATTAAGATAtattcttaacattaacatgtcattATTCATGTATTTCGCATGCTCGTGCAATATTAAGTTTAGATgcaaacatccatgaccattaATCTTACTATTGCACCACCTTTACTAACAATCTAGAATTATTCACTTATCACTTGTGTCATTAGACCTTGAGCATTCAAGTTCAATCAacatcatcattttttttatatcatgTATTTTCTCATAGCAATGATCAGTTCGATTGGTCATGAAGCATTCATCATACACAAATGTTATACACCAACATGCATTTTCAACAAGCATATCCACATCACAAACATTAGGACTTaacatggataaataggcttacaagccataatcattataagccacatctcatggctatatacaatgaatcattataagccaatacatttggctactcataacaacatctatcataaaactaagtccatatacatgccactcacttggaaTCGCtagcataaatatattaatattccaACGAAGATgtctcgatagtgtgatgctgcctccgacgatctccaacctcgagccgACCTGAAAGTGCTAAGGAAAtagaaaggagggagtaagctttacgcttagtaagctcgcatgaaaaataataagcaatatgataacatgctatttttaaaattctttctaTTAATTCAAAgtccagtcaagctattttcctgagtcatagtcactaaattatttgtatccaGAGCTACAGGACTTCGAATTGAGaactgttaattttccctgaaagtagactcatatatcttcttaccataaaatttttagaatttttggtctattaaataagtacattttattctttaaatttacccctatttttctgtctgacagttccaacctctcttcactataaattaattatctcatagtacgagactcagatGACACTttcgtctatttctcttgaaaatagactcattaaggattttaatcatataaattatacccATAATAttgttttttacaatttttaatgattttaaaaagttaagataggggagtccgagatcactctgaccctgtttctcaaaaattcaaatatctcatcatatgatattcctttgcttacaccgcttcctttatctgaaactagacttgataagatttaattccatattttatcagcttctaactcaatttccactatttttggtggattttcaaaatcGGACCGCTGGTATTGTACTAATCTATCTTAGTGCAACATGATGAAAACCATcacaaatttttcataaaaattattctcataaatatcactcattcatttgcacTCTTATCACAAgtacatttcatttcacatggcaAACATATgctcatgggtttcgagtacgtacctgtgcta includes these proteins:
- the LOC107895500 gene encoding E3 ubiquitin-protein ligase RNF13, which gives rise to MAAENISFPHVSNVKSLPSSMFEIELKATFIIVESNGGVDAETFTEVGRIISHVIHEFPLEDLINDGNGAVLDMLNSMRVPVQTSTVEEIAASAVRMAAVARDGGSKVLRMWVGIEAVVHDVPDFGNNDTDDDDDDEDEGTVRAEQATEKPVKVMVEGSGKDCAICLEEVAMGSEAVCMPCSHTFHDICIAAWLKKKKRCPYCRFKL